The Pseudodesulfovibrio sp. zrk46 genome contains a region encoding:
- the tmcC gene encoding TmcC family electron transfer complex membrane anchor subunit, with protein MIELYNLVSGPLAWVAWGIFIIGSIYRLVTMYSLAKAKDGSSLAYMSLPFGLRSIFNWMIPFNTQGWKSDPLMTVATFAFHIGFLLVAVFLGAHVVLWDTAFGIEIPSLPTQVGDIISFIVIAGCLVFAYRRLALPHVKGVTKTKDWFALILVAAPFITGVLAYHQVGPVLLMTILHILAGEILLALIPFTRLSHALFVLFTRAYMGSEFGGVRNARDW; from the coding sequence ATGATCGAATTGTATAATCTCGTCAGCGGTCCTTTGGCCTGGGTTGCCTGGGGTATCTTCATCATCGGTTCCATCTACCGACTGGTGACCATGTATTCTCTGGCAAAGGCCAAGGACGGTTCCTCCCTCGCGTACATGAGCCTGCCTTTTGGCCTGCGCTCCATCTTCAACTGGATGATCCCGTTTAACACTCAGGGCTGGAAGTCTGATCCGCTCATGACCGTGGCCACCTTTGCCTTCCACATCGGCTTCCTGCTGGTCGCCGTGTTCCTGGGCGCACATGTGGTTCTCTGGGATACCGCCTTCGGCATCGAAATCCCGAGCCTGCCCACGCAGGTCGGCGACATCATCAGCTTCATCGTCATCGCTGGCTGTCTGGTTTTCGCCTACCGCCGTCTGGCTCTGCCCCACGTCAAGGGCGTTACCAAGACCAAGGACTGGTTCGCACTCATCCTCGTGGCTGCTCCGTTCATCACTGGCGTACTGGCCTACCACCAGGTTGGTCCGGTGCTCCTGATGACGATCCTGCACATCCTTGCAGGCGAAATCCTGCTCGCGCTGATCCCGTTCACGCGCCTGAGCCATGCTTTGTTCGTCCTCTTCACCAGGGCGTACATGGGTTCCGAGTTCGGTGGCGTTCGCAACGCCAGGGACTGGTAG
- the tmcD gene encoding electron transfer complex subunit TmcD — translation MGKSNWDWEVGQKTVVESLSPMQGHGWQEEPYVSDDGEKLAAIVQVDEGEFSIRVNDGVWENTFEKIWYPRFSPDGRLTALCQQDMEWGMAVEGEMVGETTDYVWDTKFSEDGSVIANMHKGMEQYGVAINGEPWEELFENVNQYAITPDGKHSVGVAQVESLGQADIEGFKKGVYTVVVDGKRWPGKYLNVWAPTFDKTGLRVAAQVRTAVHDYTIAVDDQPWNEIFNQVWEPVFHPSGQYVVAPVRVAGKWGVARDGAMAWKPRYLQCLNLTYSQDGEKLWAIVATSYGQFTACCNDAPWGETWPVVTDLVVSPDGNRAAVLANKANADFRIVVDGTPWSGIYDMAWPATFSADSKNVAAMVEQGGRYKILVNGKEFSRDFDRCWSPIFSEDGTKILIRALENNSYVRIVADVAQF, via the coding sequence ATGGGTAAATCCAACTGGGATTGGGAGGTCGGCCAAAAGACGGTCGTCGAGTCTCTTTCCCCAATGCAAGGGCATGGCTGGCAGGAAGAGCCGTACGTCTCTGACGACGGTGAAAAGCTGGCCGCTATCGTCCAGGTAGACGAAGGTGAATTTTCCATCCGCGTTAATGATGGCGTTTGGGAAAATACCTTCGAAAAAATCTGGTATCCGCGATTTTCTCCCGACGGCAGACTTACCGCACTGTGTCAGCAGGACATGGAGTGGGGTATGGCCGTGGAAGGCGAAATGGTTGGCGAAACAACCGATTACGTCTGGGATACCAAGTTCAGTGAAGACGGCTCCGTCATAGCTAACATGCACAAGGGCATGGAGCAGTACGGCGTAGCCATCAACGGCGAGCCGTGGGAAGAGCTCTTCGAAAATGTCAACCAGTATGCGATCACTCCTGACGGTAAGCACTCCGTTGGCGTGGCGCAGGTCGAGTCTCTCGGACAGGCTGACATCGAAGGGTTCAAGAAGGGCGTCTACACGGTCGTCGTCGATGGTAAGCGTTGGCCGGGCAAGTACCTCAACGTATGGGCTCCGACTTTCGACAAGACCGGGCTTCGCGTGGCCGCACAGGTCCGCACCGCAGTACACGACTACACCATCGCCGTAGACGACCAGCCGTGGAACGAAATCTTCAACCAGGTATGGGAACCAGTCTTCCATCCCAGCGGCCAGTACGTGGTCGCTCCGGTCCGTGTTGCGGGCAAGTGGGGCGTGGCACGCGACGGCGCAATGGCATGGAAGCCCCGTTATCTGCAGTGTCTGAATCTGACCTACTCTCAAGACGGCGAAAAGTTGTGGGCCATCGTTGCCACCAGCTACGGGCAGTTCACCGCCTGTTGTAACGACGCTCCCTGGGGTGAAACCTGGCCTGTCGTCACCGACCTCGTGGTCAGCCCCGACGGCAACCGCGCAGCAGTCCTCGCCAACAAGGCCAACGCCGATTTCCGTATCGTGGTTGACGGTACTCCCTGGTCCGGCATCTACGACATGGCGTGGCCAGCTACGTTCTCCGCAGACAGCAAGAACGTCGCAGCCATGGTCGAGCAGGGTGGTCGCTACAAGATTCTGGTCAACGGCAAGGAATTCAGCCGCGACTTCGATCGCTGCTGGTCCCCGATCTTCAGCGAAGACGGCACCAAGATCCTTATCCGTGCCCTCGAAAACAACAGCTATGTCCGCATCGTGGCGGATGTGGCCCAATTCTAG
- a CDS encoding NifB/NifX family molybdenum-iron cluster-binding protein, producing MDICIAGYQNRVATLLETATELRLYTLEERDVVRSGMTAMPVAGAAALPSYLKAMGVEIVICGGLGKAVKDGFEAMGIQVIPWVKGPIESVLSAYLEDRMDSMIMPGRRG from the coding sequence ATGGATATCTGTATTGCTGGCTATCAAAACCGGGTGGCGACCCTGCTGGAAACAGCAACGGAATTGAGGTTGTACACGCTCGAAGAAAGGGATGTGGTCCGCAGCGGCATGACGGCCATGCCGGTGGCAGGCGCCGCCGCCCTTCCGAGCTACCTCAAGGCCATGGGTGTCGAAATCGTCATCTGCGGCGGCCTGGGAAAGGCCGTTAAAGACGGGTTTGAAGCCATGGGCATACAGGTCATCCCCTGGGTTAAAGGTCCGATTGAAAGCGTTCTCTCCGCTTATCTAGAAGACCGCATGGACTCGATGATCATGCCCGGTCGCAGAGGATAG
- a CDS encoding sigma 54-interacting transcriptional regulator, producing MTPTGLPQDIPLESVLDSVPEGIFTVDLDWNITFFNQAAAEITGVPSGEAVGQKCWEVLASNVCDGGCPMQPCLKEEQAVVGKSGFVLRADGEKVPIGISSSPLRDKSGKIVGGVESFRDLSSIHQLMQKVEERYSVEDIRTNNPHMIKTLQILPPIAQSTSTVLLLGESGTGKELFARAIHNLSLRKDEPFIAVNCGALPGNLLESELFGYKAGAFTDAKKDKPGRIELAQGGTLFLDEVGDMPLPLQVKLLRVLQEKVYEPLGGVEPQHADVRFVAATNRDLEEMVHKGEFRQDLYFRLNVVRMDIPPLRERTEDVPLLINHFIRMQNNLKGKSVRTVSENVNRILLSYDYPGNVRELENIIEYAFILCAGEMIETSHLPSHLQPGKDESEPECGPGAIKLKSGMAGHKHQAVLMALERHNGNKSAAARELGISRDTVRRILQRSAAK from the coding sequence GTGACCCCGACCGGACTTCCTCAGGACATACCGCTCGAATCAGTGCTTGATTCTGTGCCGGAAGGTATCTTTACCGTTGACCTGGATTGGAACATTACGTTCTTCAATCAGGCTGCGGCTGAGATTACTGGTGTGCCGTCAGGCGAGGCGGTAGGCCAAAAGTGCTGGGAAGTGTTGGCTTCTAACGTATGCGATGGTGGATGCCCCATGCAGCCATGCCTGAAAGAGGAGCAGGCTGTGGTGGGCAAGTCCGGATTTGTCCTGCGGGCAGACGGTGAAAAGGTCCCCATCGGGATTAGTTCGTCACCGCTGCGTGACAAGAGCGGCAAGATTGTCGGCGGGGTGGAGAGCTTTCGTGATCTGTCGTCAATTCACCAGCTTATGCAGAAAGTGGAAGAACGATATTCGGTGGAGGACATCCGGACCAATAATCCGCACATGATCAAGACCCTCCAGATCCTGCCTCCCATTGCCCAGTCCACCTCCACTGTTCTGCTGCTCGGCGAGTCCGGTACGGGTAAGGAATTGTTCGCCCGCGCCATCCACAATCTTTCTTTGCGCAAAGACGAACCGTTTATCGCGGTGAACTGCGGCGCACTCCCCGGAAATCTGCTGGAATCAGAGCTCTTTGGTTATAAGGCCGGAGCCTTTACTGATGCCAAAAAAGACAAGCCGGGCCGAATTGAACTGGCGCAGGGCGGTACTCTCTTCCTGGATGAAGTGGGTGATATGCCTTTGCCGCTTCAGGTCAAGCTTCTGCGTGTGTTGCAGGAGAAAGTGTACGAGCCTTTGGGCGGCGTAGAGCCGCAGCATGCCGATGTTCGCTTTGTTGCCGCTACCAACCGCGATCTTGAGGAAATGGTCCATAAGGGCGAATTCCGGCAGGACCTTTATTTCCGGCTGAATGTTGTCCGTATGGACATCCCTCCCTTGCGCGAGCGTACCGAAGATGTCCCGCTTCTTATCAATCATTTCATACGGATGCAGAATAATCTCAAGGGGAAATCCGTGCGTACGGTTTCCGAGAACGTGAACCGTATCCTCTTGAGTTATGATTATCCCGGTAATGTGCGCGAGTTAGAGAATATTATTGAATACGCCTTCATCCTTTGCGCAGGGGAAATGATCGAGACCAGCCACCTGCCGAGCCATTTGCAGCCCGGTAAGGATGAGTCTGAGCCGGAATGTGGTCCGGGCGCCATCAAGCTCAAATCCGGCATGGCAGGGCACAAACATCAGGCTGTGCTCATGGCTTTGGAACGTCATAATGGCAATAAAAGCGCGGCGGCGCGTGAGCTTGGTATTTCACGTGATACGGTTCGGCGCATATTGCAGCGAAGTGCAGCAAAATAA